The DNA window TTCCTCGGCCCACTGCGCCGTGGGAAGCACCACGTCGGCGAGTTCCGCCGTCTCCGACATGAAGAAGTCACCGACTACCAGGAAGTCCAGGGAGCGAAGTTTCGCCTCCACGTTCAGGACGTTCGGCGCTGACACGACCACGTTGGAGCCGAATACCATGAGCGAGCGAACGGCCCCCTCATGGCCAAGCGAGTCGAGCAGTTCATACGCTGATGGCCCGGGCATCGGCAGTTCCGACTCGGGCACTCCCCACACGTCGGAGACGTGACGGCGAGCCTCGGGATCGGCGAGTAGCCTGTATCCGGGCAGCTGGTCGGACTTCTGTCCATGCTCCCGTCCGCCCTGGCCGTTTCCCTGTCCCGTGAGACAGCCGTATCCGCTGTTCGGCCTGCCGACCAGCCCCAGCCCGAGCGCGATGTTGATGTACGAAAGTGTGTTGTTGACTCCCTGCGCCTGCTGCTCGGCTCCCCTCGCGGTGAGTATCATCGCCGAGGAACGGGACTCGCCCAGCATCCGCGCTGCGCAGACTATCTGCATCTCCGGTACGCCGGTGATGCGCTCGACCCTGTCAGGCCAGTACGATCCCGCACTCGCCTTCGCAAGCTCGAAGTCCGTAGTGTGCTCTCTTATGTAGTCTTCGTCGATCAGCCCTTCGACGATCATGACGTGGAGCAGCCCGTTGGCCAGTGCTGCGTCGGTGCCGGGGGTGAGCTGAAGGTGAAGGTCGGCCTTCTGCGCCGTGGGAGTCAGACGGGGGTCAGCAACTATCAGTCTGCCGCCTGCCGCGCGCTGCCTCTCAAAGTATTGCATTATGGGGGGCATCGTCTCGGCTGCGTTGCTGCCGACGAGCAGGATGGTCTTCGCCCCAGCGATGTCTTCCACTGGGAAGGGAAGTCCCCTGTCGATTCCAAAGGCCCTGATCGAAGCCGCGGCTGCCGAGGACATGCAGAACCGCCCGTTGTAGTCGATGTTGGGTGTCCTGAGGGCGACCCGTGCGAACTTGCCCATCAGGTATGCCTTCTCGTTGGTGAGAGAACCGCCGCCGAACATCCCGACCGACTCGGGGCCGTACTTCGACTGCGATTCCCTGATGGCCGCCTCGATGTGGTCCATCGCAGCTTCCCAGCTCGCCGACCTCAGTTGACCGTCCGAGGTGCGAATCAGGGGGGTGCGCAGCCGTTCGGGGTGGGAGAGCGTCTCCGCCGCAGTCCAGCCCTTTACACACAGAGCGCCCTTGTTGACGGGGAAGGCCTCATTGCCCGTGACGACGGCCTGCTCGAGACTGCCAGAGATGTTCATCCCGCACTGGAAAGCGCAGTATGGGCAGTGGGTGGCCGTGGTCTTCTTTGGTGCTTCGGTCTCTGTGGTCATACTCTGATGCAGGAATAATGCTTCACGTATCAGGGTATGTGAAAAGTTTTACAAAGTTATTTCGCAGAGGTAAAAAGTCTATTACCGACTCGTGAACAAAGTGTTACACAAAGCTGGCCAGCCGCCACTATTCGAAATGCTCTCACTCGATGCGAGCGGTACAATGTAGGTAGAGCTTGAATCGCATCCCACACATGTCTGTATCACCTGACCCACCTGACCAGAGAGTAGAGCAGGGAGGACCCCACCATGTCATGGATACGTGAAGCCGAAGAACGACTGCACCCGGCCAATGTCATCAACGTCATGTCCGTCAACCCCAGTGCGATGAAGGCCGTTAGCAACCTGAACGGCGCCATAACTTTCGGATCGTCTTCGCTCAGTCGAACGCAGGAAGAGGCGATAGCTGCCGTGGTGTCCGTCCAGAACGAGTGCCGATATTGAACGATGTCTCACGGGGCGTTGCTCCGTAACGTCTCGGACGATCCCGAACTGGCGAGTCACGTAATGCACGACTACAGGAACGCCGACCTGGACCCCGTGACCAGGGCCATGCTGGACTTCGCTACCAAGCTCACACGCGAGCCGGCCGCCATGGAAGAGTCCGATGTCATAGCGCTCAGAGATCACGGCCTGACCGACGAGCAGATTCTGTCCGTCGTGCTGATCACATGCACGTTCAACTTCATGACCCGCCTCGCCGATGGCCTCGGAGTCGAGGTCCCCGCCGAACACCAGTCCGAAGTAGAGACCTGGCTCACAAGCCCAGCCAAAGACCAACCCTGGCTCATGAAGGCCAAGGGGTGACTTAGACCCTCAAATATTGAACTGCGGGTCGTCGTAGTCGTGGAGCTTGTTGTAGATCTGGATGCGCCAGCGCTGGGTGTCGGCCACCATCAGCCTGGAGTTGCGACTGTCGAACTCGACCGCTGAGGGCAGTGCGAAGCGCCACTCCGGCTCCAGCGTGTATACGCGGCGTCGCGCCTTGTACACGTCCGGGTTGGAGCGGACATACTCCAGCTGCCACTTCGACAGCTCCTGCGCATCGCCGATGAACGTCGTGACGTATTCGCGGTCGGCGGTGAATGCCTGCACCCTGTGGTTGGCCCAGTCGCACACGTAGATGTCACCGTCCGGGTCGATGGCGACGTCCGACGGGTGATCGAACTCGTAGTCGCCAGAGCCCTTACTGCCCAGCTCGAACATGAACACGGCGTCCGCGTCGAACTTCTGGATGCGGTGGTTCAGGTGGTCGGCGACGTAGATGCAGCCGTCTGCGTCGGTCGTGATGCCCCAGGGAGCCCTGAACTGGCCGGGATCAGACCCTTCGCTGCCCCACTCGGACAGGTAGCGGCCATCGCGACTGAGCTTCTGGACACGGTGGTTCATGGTGTCCACGACCAGCAGGTTGTCGTCTTGGTCGATCGTGATGCCCGACGGCCTGCTGAACTGGACCTCGCCGTCGCCCGACGAACCGAACGAGCGGAGGAACTCGCCGCCTTCCGAGAACACTGATATCCGATCGGTCATGGCATCTGTGACGTAGATGTTGTAGTCCGAGTCGAGCGCGATGCCCGAGGTCCACATCAGCTGCCCGGGTCCTTGTCCAGACTCCCCGATGCGCTGGACCATCTCTTCCTCGCCTGGGTAGAGCCCGACCGTGTACTTCGTTATCCCGCGACCGCCGCCAAGTGCGGACACGACCGCGTACATCTCATTGTCCCGGCCGAACGCCACCGCGAGCGGACCCATAACCTGGTCGCGACCACCCACCACGTGGCTGAAGTCGTAGACTCGTTCTCCAACTATCTTCGTTAGCATCATTGGTCTGATTCCTGGTCCTTGATCTGAATAACCCTCTCTCGCTAAGGACTGGAAGGGGTGTGCAGATCCAGCTATTGCGATTGAAACTCACTCAACTGACCCCCTCTCCCTGGGGGCTGGGAGGGGTAGGTAAACTGGCAATTCGTTCGTCCTGAGCTTGTCGAAGGACATCCCCACCCCCTGGGTCCCAACCTCCGCCGGAACGACGGTCGTATTTCCTAAGCGAACTGGTACTCCCTCGTGGCAACTATCAACTGAAGCAGCTCAGCCACCCGCCGGGCCGAATCCGCCTCGTTGGCGTCGTCCCATGTGAAGTCACCGTTGGTCGAGGCGTGCTCTATCAGCTCCTCGCGGGTCTCGTCCTTCACCACCATGGGACCGAGCAGGTCCAGGCACGTATCGACAGCCGACTCCGGCGACGCGCCCGAGGTCTTCACCCGATCAATGATCGCGCTGACTCCGGGGCGGTCTAACTCTCTGACCATGTCGGCGACGAAGTTGGCGCGCTTCATCAGAGAGCCGCTGTTGATCCACTCGACGCCCGAGTGCCAGCCCTCCACGCTCGGAGGGTTGAGCAGCTCCTGCCCCATGTACGTGATGTGGTTGGAGTAGTCGAATGTCTCGGGACCGGCTAGCTCCGCGCCGCCGACCATCCTCAGCGTGCCGATGACAACCTCGGTCGGGTTCTTGACCTTGGTGAACTGGGCTTCCTTGAAGAAGTCGGAGTTGAACAGCACCCGCAGCGTATGCTCGATGTCGAAGTCCGACTCGGTCAGCGCATTTGCGAGCACCTCGATGGCTGCAGGATCGCGTGGCGGGGTATGCTCCCACGCGGGCACCTGGACTTCGTCGGCGACGAAGAAGCTGTACATGTGCCGGGCGATGAACCTCGCCGTAGCGGGATGCGCCAGCACGATGTCTATGATGTCCTCGCCGTTGAAGTTGCCGGTGTGTCCCAGGAAGTTCTTCTCGCCGTCGTCGTGGTCGTCGGGGCGGTACTCGAAGTACCAGTCCCAGCGTCCCATGTGGAACCGCGGCAGCTTGGGCGTCATCGTCCAGCCCGTGAAGGCGCGAGAGCACTCGTACACGTCCTCTTCGGTGTAGTTGCCGACTCCCATGGTGAAGAGCTCTAGAAGCTCACGGCCCCAGTTCTCGTTGATCGCCGTGGCGTGGTTCTCGTGGTTGTCCAGCCAGAACAGCATCGCGGGATTCCTGGAGACCTTCAGGAGCAGGTCCCGGTACTTGCCGAGTCCCTTCTCGCGGAAGATGTCGATCATGTCGGTGATCTCGTCGTAGTGGTCGACCTTCGATACTCCCGTCGCGAAGATCTGGTGCCAGAAGAGACACATCTTCTCCTGGAGTGGAGTCTCGGTGTTGATCATGCGCCACACCCAGCCGGTCTGGCCGATACCCCCGAGGGTGCCTGGCTTCCACTGGAAGTGGTAGTAGCGTAGGAACTGGTAGATGTCCACCGGCTCGTGAGCCTCGGGATGAAGCAGGTCCTCTACGGTCGCCTCGTAGCCAGCGGCGACTAGACGCTCGAGTTCGTCCCGCGTGGCCCCGAACCCTGCTCTCCGCATGAGGTGTGCCATCTGTGACAATTCGTTGCTGGACATAAGCATGTCTCCTGGTGCGTGATGGTCAGAAATGCCCGCGCGACTGGCAACTGCCCACAGTCACGACGGCCATCAATCGGATTATACCCCGTGACCGCACATTTCCGCACCACGACCGCCTGTACCAGGTCCATACCCGGGAGCGCGGGCGTCCCGCCCGCATCCATCAGCCCCCTCTCCCTTGATGGGCTTACAGGGTAGGTAAACCGACAACTCGTTCGTCCTGAGCTTGTCGAAGGACACCCCCGGCCCCTGGATTCCCGCTTCCGCGGGAATGACGGTTTGTGACACATACCCCTATAAGCCCTTGATGGGATAGGTTCAGGGTGAGGGTGAATCCTAGCCCGCACTCAACTGCCCCCTCTCCCTTGATGGGAGAGGGCTGGGGTGAGGGTGAAAACCCCGCCTGAATCTACCCAGCCACCCGCAGCCTCTGCCGCCTGGCCCCAGCCACCCTCGCAATGTCCCCCTTGACCTCCATGTCGAGCTTCACACAGGTCGTGTACCAGGAAACAGAGCCGAGGTCCGACAGCTGCTCAGGACTGAGCCGCCCCTCGACAAGTCCAGGCAGGTCCCTGAACTCCACGCCCTCAGAGCTGCCGCCGACGATGTCCAGGATGACACCTCTAAGCAGGTCGTACTTCCACTTGTGGATTCGTGTCGGCTTCTTACCCGGAGTGGGCGTCTCGCAGACGACCCTCTCTTCAGCAGCCATCCCTGAACCTCACTCCAGGTAGCTTGTCGCCTCTTTGCCGTTGAGCTTGAGCGTGCTCTTTATGGGCACGGCGGTCTCCACAAGCCTCTCGGCAAAGCAACCCTGCTTCGCGAGGCGAATGACGTAGGCTACCTCTTCCTCGGGAGCGTCCGAGACAACTTCGAACTCGGAGTGGACCTCGGTAACCCCGCTGGTGACCGTTCCAGCCAGCACAGAGCCGGACAGGTAGTAGTCCATTTCAACGTGGACGCGGGCCTTGGTGATCGGGAGTTTTCTCATTGTAGCGTACCGCTTCAACTGGGTTAGCAGTCAAAACCCGATGCCGGAGGTTATGTACGTCAGCGGTGGGGGATAGGCGTCCTCTCCACCCATCCGTTCCGGCTCGTCGCAGTAGATCACGAACTGCTCGCGAGTCCCCTTGTGGAGCATCTTCTCGACGTGCTCGCAGTCGACGGCTATTGTGCGTGGCGTCACCCGCTGCGGGAGTTCGTCACCATGTACTTCGTGTGGAATATCGGTAGTCATGTCGGGTCTCCATTGCTGCGCACCGATGTGCTTGCGGGGATGACCCTATCCTACTTCACTCAGGCTCTCCGAGTGAACGTGTCTCGACCCTTCCACCCGGACAGTGACAATATCCACGTTGTGGTACTTCTGGTGCCGGACACGGTCGGGGTAATGATGCGCCGCAGCACAGAGAGCTTTGCGGTGAGCGCCAACTGGAATACTGCAGAGACGATGATCGTAACGTACGCGGCCACCGCCACCAGCATCCCCATGACCGCCTGAAAGCCGAGTCCTGCCGCGCCGAATAGCCTAGTCCCCAATCCAGTGCTACACTCTACGGCGTTCGACACTCTCCGCCTGATTCACCTGACCCTGGGGGATGACTCATGACTTCCGTTGGCACAGATACCCTCACGTTTGAACTCGCCCAGGACTTCCCCAAGCTTCCCGACGGTGAGGCTTTCGATGTAGTCAGCACTGTCGCTACCGACTCGCGGGACAGGCTCTACGTCTTTCAGAGGACGGATCCCCCCGTGGTCGTCTTCGACAAAGAAGGCAACTATCTGAACGCATGGGGACACGGCGCCTTCAACTCTCCGCACGGCATGAGCATCAGCGACGACGTTGTCTATCTGACCGACCGCGACGACTCCGTCGCCGTGTCATACACCCTGGAGGGCAGGCCACTGTTGGTGATCGGAGAACGCGGCGTTCACTCCGACACAGGATGCGAGGGACCCGGCGACATGGTCCCCCGGGCCGCCGGGCCGTTCAACTATCCCACCGAGATGGTGAAGGGTCCCTCCGGCAGCATCTACGTCTCCGACGGCTACCGAAACAGCAGGATTCACAAGTTCACCGGAGATGGCGAGTTCATCAAGTCCTGGGGAACGCCGGGGAGCTCAGCGCCGGGCGAGTTCCACCTGCCGCACAGCCTGATGGTGGATGCAGACGAGAAGGTCTACGTCTGCGACCGCGCCAATCGCCGCATCCAGATATTCGACGGCGACGGCGAATTCATCACCATGTGGACCGGCATGGGTGGGCCGAATGACATATCGCAGGGCTCGGACGGTAACTTCTACATCTGCGAGCAGGCCGCCGACGACAATCCCTCACGCCTCACCATCCGGGACGGCGACGGCGAGGTGCTGGCCCGATGGGACCTTCTTCGCCACGCCCACGGCCTATGGGTCGACTCCCAGGGCGACATATATCTCGGACTGACGACAAGCCACAGCGTGGACAAGTACGTGCGCGTAAGCTAACACTTCCGTCTTAATTCTAGGAGGAATCGAACATGAGCAAGTTCTACGATGAAGCGCTGCTGCCCGACGAGCTCCGACGCAGCCACGACGTCTACGACCGGATACGTGAGATCGGCATTCCGCTCGGCAGCTTCGACGAGGACGTCGTGTCACTGCAGGGAGCGGGAATAGCGGGTGCTGTCGTCCACGAGAGCGGCCTTGTGTACCTGTCCGGCACGACCGGCGGATCCCTTCCGATGAACGACGACGGAGAGCGCATCCAGCACGGCATCCAGGGAGCGCAGGATGCGGCCGACGTGCTGATCCGCAGGCTTCATTGGACACTGAGCTGTGGCGGTGAAGGCGACCTCAACGACGTCCTGTACACCGTGAAGGCGCTGGGCATGGTGGTCTCTCCGGGTGGCGGAGCAAGCAGTGCCGCGCCCGCTGTCACGAACGGCTTCTCATTCAGGTGGCACTCGGTCTTTGGCGGACCGCAAAGTAGCTATGCCGAGAACGGCGTCGACGCAGGCGGATTTGCCGGAATCCACGCGAGGAGCGCGTTAGGAGGGTTCGACGGCAGATTCTCCATAGAGCCGGAGATAATCGTGGCGGTCCCCGCTGCACTGACGCGTGAGATCATCACGAACAGAGGCTGGGTATTTCCATTGCCGCCCGTGATGCTCGAAAAGGTGAGGGCCGCAAGGAGCTAGTTGGAGGCTGGGGACGAGGGCTAGATGCCTCCGAATCCTCCCCACTCCCAGGGATGGAAGCCGGTGCCGCCACAGAACGGGCAGACGCCAGCGGCGCCGGTGCCCCGGATCATGTACACGAACGCGAAGACGGCCATTCCAGCCGCAATCTTGCTGGCCGAAAACTTCTTCAGAAGCTCATACGCCTTCTTCATGCCATCCTCCTGAGGTAACTACCCCTACATTGAACAGTAGCCAAGGCACCCGCCACTGTCAAGGGGATCCGGAAGGTAGAAGGATACCCAATTATCCCCTCTCCCTCAGGGAGAGGGCTAGGGTGAGGGTGAAAACACTGCCCTCCAAACTGCCCCAATCTCTGGAACCGGGCGGTAAGTGATTGGAGCGCGGGCGTCTCGCCCGCAGGTCTTCGTTCACCCACCAAACTGCCCCAGTCTCAGAACAGACATGTCTTTCTATGGCGTCACGTAACGGTCACTGCTCTCCCTGTGAGATCAAACTATCTTATGATCGCTGACCACCACTCGAAGAGAGGATCCCTGCTCCTGGGAATATAGCTAGCTCCCGACCGCATTGCGATCATGGCGGTACGCAAGTCAGTGTCTGTAACGTGACCAACGTCGGCCCACAGTTTCAGAAGTTCCAGAGTGGAGACTAGCTGTACAGAAGGAATGCGTTCGCCAAACACCCGACGGGCTTTGCGATCGTCAGTCGCCACGGAGCATCCTCTATGGAAGGCGAGTGCACCGGTCACGGCCTCGCCGTCGTCAACCAAGGTAGCCAGTTCGACGAATGTGGCCCGTTCAACAGTGCGTTCAAGGTCGATGACGTGGATCAAACCGTCAGCTATCAGGGGAGATACGTCAACGGGTACTGGCTCATCGTGTCCACTTTCGGTGTTGGGTATCCATGTGTAGATCGCTTCGTGCTCGAGCACATACTGAACTACCTGGAGCCGTACGTCGATTGCGACGGTGATCTCTCGGAGACACCCGGTTGCATACAGGTTGAGGAGACAACTGGCGCCCAATACAAGACACCCAGTGGGGTTAGTCACGGTTGCCTGTTCACCTTGAGGTTACTATCCGAGGAGGCTGCCGGTGAGGTCGATGGACAGCGATTCAAGGTCTCCTTCATCACAAAGGTGCGGCGTGTGGGTCAACCTCTGTACTGTCCGCCTTGCAGATACCCGGTCAACCCTCAGAAGTCGAGATAACTCTCCCTCCGTGAGCTGGCCCTCTTCATAAGAACGGATAGCGAGGAATTGGTAACGTAGTGGGAGCAACTGGTCGCTGTCGTTGCGGCGTGACAGCCCCAACTGCTCCTGGGCCTCTCGCACCCTGAACCCTCTGTCCCTGAGCCTGTCCCATGTTCCTCCCGGAAGGAGGCGCAGCTCCTCCAGGCGCAGTGTAACCGCCTCGATCGATACGAAGTAGTAATCAGCGATACGGACTACATCCGCCATGGTCACCTCGCCCGCCGCGGCCCGAGACATCTCGTTGAATCTGCGTCTCAGACCCGCTGCCGGCATGAGGAAGCAACCAGCGAAAGCGTCAGCGAATCTTTCCTGTACCGGAACACGCCTGTACACACCCAGTATCGAAATCTCCGAGTGGAACCGGCTAGTCAGGAAGTGTCCATATTCGTGGGCCATCGACCATCTGCGACGTTCCTCCGGGTGCTGAGCATTTACGGCGATGCAGCCCCCGAGTTCCTGCGCGTATGAGAAGATTCCAGCGACTCGCGATGGCAGTTTCATGGAGAAGACGCGCATGGCGACGTCGTTCTCAAGCATCTCTCTGAGGTTCAGGACCGGTCCGTCTCCAAGGCCCAATCTGTTGCGTTCCGCCGACGCCACGTCTTCTGCCGAGTCTTCAGGCGAAGTGACATTGATCGAATACTCCGGGATGTAATTTTGGCGAAGAGTCGACCCGTTCAAGTTTTCGAGGTACAGATAGTCTTCACACAGTGTCTGGAACTCTCTGACAGCCTCAGACATATCCTCTTGGGCCTGACGCGACCCAGCTGCTCCTATTGCAGTGCGAAACTGAACGGCAAAGTCCGATATCGGTTCCCTGGAGCCGACGAGGTCACTCACCGTTCTACCGAAGAGACCGACCATATCTATTATCTCGTCAGGGCGGACCCGCCGTTCGCCCTTCTCCAGGGCCGTAACCGTCGTTCGCGCCAGGGAAAGAGCGTCCGCCACCTCCTGCTGAGTGAGCCCCCTCGCCTTCCGCGCTTCTTGGATTCGGCGACCTAGCAGTCTCGGATCAATGCCACCAACTTCATACTCTTGCATGGGATCCCCTAAGCCGCTCTCGAGAAGGGAATTGCGAACGATTCCCATTAATGTTCTGACATTGTTGGTCAGTAAGGATATTCTATCGCAATAATGTCAAGTTGGGCTACGCATGTCAGGTATTATGCTGAGTCAAGTGATCGGTCTCACATCCAGTACCATTACAGTCGGTTCTAGAAACAAAGGTGTCCACTCACGCATGAGGGATCAAGGTACAAACACCATGCCGCACCACTACCTCGGAATAGACATCGGCACCACCGCGGTCAAGGCGCTTGTCGTAGATGAACATGGGACCGTCGTCGGAGAGGCCGAGTCGCCCCTCGAGGTGTCGGTTCCGAGGCCGGGCTGGGCGGAGCAGGACCCGTCCGATTGGTGGCAGGGTACGGTCAACGCTGTCAGGGCCGCGTGCGACCAGGCTGGCGTGCGGGAAGTCAGCTCGATCGGGCTTTCAGGGCAGATGCACAGCTCGGTGCTTCTCGACGAATCAGACCATGTGCTGAGACCCGCGATACTCTGGAACGACGTCCGCACCACCGCACAGTGTCGCTCCATAACCGACACGGTTGGCACGGACGGTCTGCGCAGGCTGGTGGGCAATCCCGCTCTCGAGGGATTCACCGCGCCCAAACTGCTGTGGGTGCGCGACGAGGAGCCCGACACATTCGCCCAGACCCGCTCAGTCCTGCTGCCCAAGGACTATGTGCGCCTGCTCCTGACCGGCGAGAAGGCCACCGAGCCTTCCGACGCTGCCGGCACCCTGCTGTTCGACGTGCAACAGGGTCGCTGGTCGGATGAGATGATCACAGCGCTGCAGTTCGACCCTTCGATACTCCCGCCCGTGCATGGCTCTGCAAGCGTGACCGGCGAACTCACCGCGTCCGCCGCGGAGGCCCTCGGCCTGAGGCAGGGCACACCCGTAGTTGGGGGAGGCGCTGACAACGCCGCGGCCGCAGTTGGATCTGGCGTAGTAGGGCAGGGCGCATTGCAGACATCCATCGGCACCTCCGGCGCGGTGGTCGCTCCAATCGAGCAGCCCAGTGTCGATCCCGGAATGCGCATCCACTCGTTCAACCACGCCGACGACGACACCTGGTACCTCATGGGAGTCGTCCTGTCCGCAGGCGCGGCCTTCGACTGGTTCAGACGGACGCTGTCTGCTCTCGACGCTACGCCGCCCACGTACGACGAGCTTACCGCCGAGGCCAACAGCGTCCCACCGGGAGCAGACGGCCTGACGTTCCTGCCGTACCTGACCGGCGAACGCACGCCTCACGCCGACTCGAACGCGCGCGGAGCCTTTGTCGGCATGCACACAGGGCATCATCGAGGCCACCTCGTGCGCGCCGTGATGGAGGGAGTGGTCTTTGCTCTACGGGACTCGCTCGAACTGATGAGGAACCTTGGAGTCGACGCAACCGAGGCCGTGGCAGTCGGCGGCGGTGCGCGCAGCACCTTCTGGCGTCAGATGCAGGCCGACGCTCTCAGCGTACCCGTCGTCACCGTCGGCCCGTCAGGCGGCGCCCCATACGGAGCCGCGGTGCTTGCAGCAGTAGGCTCCGGCGCATTCCCGTCGGTCAGAGGTGCCTGCCAAGCGTGGGTCACACCCCTCGACCGCGCCGAGCCACGCCCAGAGACCGCCACCGCGTACGCGGATGCCTACGACCGCTACCAAAGCCTCTACCCACACCTCAAGCCCCACTTCGCCGAGCAGGCGTAGAGGTCAACACCCTAGCGATCTAGTAGTTCCTTACAGTCGAAGTTCAAGAGCTGTTTAACCTAGTCTGGCCCAGTCTTCGGGAAGTGTCGGAATTGGCCAGCGCTGGTCTGGTCGCCATTTCTCCCAGTCATCGCTGAAAGGCCGTCCCCTGCTCTCGATGGTGGTTATCATTCGATCGGCTTCGTTCCGAATCGACGATAACTGCTCATCTGTGAAGAATCCTCGCGCGATCAGTTCCTCGAATTCGTCCATGTCTTTCCACGACCAAGTCATTTCGGGACGTACAAGAATGTCGAGAGCATAGTCATGGACCTGTATTCCACGACGTAGCCGACGAATCGGGGCTTGAAAGTTCACGTACCAGTTCTTGAACCGCCACTCAGAGTCCCAGAACAGCCAGACTGAATGCCACGAATTCGGAGGAGTCAGCGTTAGGACATGGTTGTCCGGTGATGGCTGCTCCCTGAACTCCCCAAAACCCGAGTTCGGCATTTGCATGTAGATGTCGATACGTTCGGATACGTCGAGGGCGTAGCGATTCTCGATCACGCGAGTAACTGTAGGGGTCATCGGGTGAGAGTACAGTGCGATGTGAGTCGAGCTATCCTCGACGACCGTGACGGGCCGTGCCAGGACGATCCACTCACCCCACATCTCGTACTGGACTATCTGCGTGCCGGGTCTCCAGTACTTGGACTGGGTCACGTACGCTGCCTGATTCCACGACTGTGTCCGTCGCTCCCACTAGCTCGCGATGGGGCGGACGTGAAGAGCTTGTTATCCATCAAGTGTCCCGCTGATCGTTTAACACTTGGCGAGTTACCTCTTCACTTCCGAGCGACGGCGACTAGTCTACGAGCGTTCAGGCCATACTCGCTCCGGTCGAATCCACCATATAGAGCCACTTCATTGAACCCTGCTTCGTACAACCGGTCCTTCAACTCCTGGCCAGAGTAGATAGTTACCTCTAACTGGAATGTGGTAGCCGTGTCACCCTCTATGACGATCCACTCGTTCCTGATGCGAGACCAGTCGTCTACCACTTGCCGCTGTTCTACAAGTATCCGGCCGTCCGGCAACTTCTCAGATCCGGTAGGCGCAAAGACTCTTGCCAGGCACTCCTTTCCGGCCATTTCCATGACGAGTGAACCACCGTATCGGAGACTCTGATACACGTTGCGCAGCACCTGAACATCTTCCCGCCTGTCGTCGAAGTACCCAAACGACGTGAATAGGCTGATGGCCAGATCGAAGGTCTCAGGACGCTCGAAGCTCCGCATGTCCTCCTGTACCCATTCGATGCCGACTCCCTCCTTATGGGCCAGACCCTTTGCTTTTCGCAGCAGGAACGGCGAAAGGTCTAAGCCGGTAACACGGAACCCTCTC is part of the Dehalococcoidia bacterium genome and encodes:
- a CDS encoding 6-bladed beta-propeller, with the protein product MMLTKIVGERVYDFSHVVGGRDQVMGPLAVAFGRDNEMYAVVSALGGGRGITKYTVGLYPGEEEMVQRIGESGQGPGQLMWTSGIALDSDYNIYVTDAMTDRISVFSEGGEFLRSFGSSGDGEVQFSRPSGITIDQDDNLLVVDTMNHRVQKLSRDGRYLSEWGSEGSDPGQFRAPWGITTDADGCIYVADHLNHRIQKFDADAVFMFELGSKGSGDYEFDHPSDVAIDPDGDIYVCDWANHRVQAFTADREYVTTFIGDAQELSKWQLEYVRSNPDVYKARRRVYTLEPEWRFALPSAVEFDSRNSRLMVADTQRWRIQIYNKLHDYDDPQFNI
- a CDS encoding DUF1800 domain-containing protein codes for the protein MSSNELSQMAHLMRRAGFGATRDELERLVAAGYEATVEDLLHPEAHEPVDIYQFLRYYHFQWKPGTLGGIGQTGWVWRMINTETPLQEKMCLFWHQIFATGVSKVDHYDEITDMIDIFREKGLGKYRDLLLKVSRNPAMLFWLDNHENHATAINENWGRELLELFTMGVGNYTEEDVYECSRAFTGWTMTPKLPRFHMGRWDWYFEYRPDDHDDGEKNFLGHTGNFNGEDIIDIVLAHPATARFIARHMYSFFVADEVQVPAWEHTPPRDPAAIEVLANALTESDFDIEHTLRVLFNSDFFKEAQFTKVKNPTEVVIGTLRMVGGAELAGPETFDYSNHITYMGQELLNPPSVEGWHSGVEWINSGSLMKRANFVADMVRELDRPGVSAIIDRVKTSGASPESAVDTCLDLLGPMVVKDETREELIEHASTNGDFTWDDANEADSARRVAELLQLIVATREYQFA
- a CDS encoding molybdopterin oxidoreductase family protein yields the protein MTTETEAPKKTTATHCPYCAFQCGMNISGSLEQAVVTGNEAFPVNKGALCVKGWTAAETLSHPERLRTPLIRTSDGQLRSASWEAAMDHIEAAIRESQSKYGPESVGMFGGGSLTNEKAYLMGKFARVALRTPNIDYNGRFCMSSAAAASIRAFGIDRGLPFPVEDIAGAKTILLVGSNAAETMPPIMQYFERQRAAGGRLIVADPRLTPTAQKADLHLQLTPGTDAALANGLLHVMIVEGLIDEDYIREHTTDFELAKASAGSYWPDRVERITGVPEMQIVCAARMLGESRSSAMILTARGAEQQAQGVNNTLSYINIALGLGLVGRPNSGYGCLTGQGNGQGGREHGQKSDQLPGYRLLADPEARRHVSDVWGVPESELPMPGPSAYELLDSLGHEGAVRSLMVFGSNVVVSAPNVLNVEAKLRSLDFLVVGDFFMSETAELADVVLPTAQWAEEEGTMTNLEGRVILRRRAFDPIPGARDEIEILSDLANRLGRGRYFDFESPEEIFDELRRASAGGPADYSGISYEKIEKSGGVFWPCPDEAHPGTPRMFVDGFPTPDGRARFHSTGYSPSAEMPDAKYPLFLTTGRVMAQYQSGTQTRRIGELRRIAPSPLAEIHPSTARSYGLAEGANITLTTRRGSADFRVRLSPGIRHDTVFVPFHWGGRKAANRLTNHALDPISRMPEFKVCAVRVDTPERNHDPT
- a CDS encoding 6-bladed beta-propeller, giving the protein MTSVGTDTLTFELAQDFPKLPDGEAFDVVSTVATDSRDRLYVFQRTDPPVVVFDKEGNYLNAWGHGAFNSPHGMSISDDVVYLTDRDDSVAVSYTLEGRPLLVIGERGVHSDTGCEGPGDMVPRAAGPFNYPTEMVKGPSGSIYVSDGYRNSRIHKFTGDGEFIKSWGTPGSSAPGEFHLPHSLMVDADEKVYVCDRANRRIQIFDGDGEFITMWTGMGGPNDISQGSDGNFYICEQAADDNPSRLTIRDGDGEVLARWDLLRHAHGLWVDSQGDIYLGLTTSHSVDKYVRVS
- a CDS encoding ImmA/IrrE family metallo-endopeptidase; translated protein: MQEYEVGGIDPRLLGRRIQEARKARGLTQQEVADALSLARTTVTALEKGERRVRPDEIIDMVGLFGRTVSDLVGSREPISDFAVQFRTAIGAAGSRQAQEDMSEAVREFQTLCEDYLYLENLNGSTLRQNYIPEYSINVTSPEDSAEDVASAERNRLGLGDGPVLNLREMLENDVAMRVFSMKLPSRVAGIFSYAQELGGCIAVNAQHPEERRRWSMAHEYGHFLTSRFHSEISILGVYRRVPVQERFADAFAGCFLMPAAGLRRRFNEMSRAAAGEVTMADVVRIADYYFVSIEAVTLRLEELRLLPGGTWDRLRDRGFRVREAQEQLGLSRRNDSDQLLPLRYQFLAIRSYEEGQLTEGELSRLLRVDRVSARRTVQRLTHTPHLCDEGDLESLSIDLTGSLLG
- a CDS encoding OsmC family protein; its protein translation is MRKLPITKARVHVEMDYYLSGSVLAGTVTSGVTEVHSEFEVVSDAPEEEVAYVIRLAKQGCFAERLVETAVPIKSTLKLNGKEATSYLE